From the genome of Solidesulfovibrio carbinolicus, one region includes:
- a CDS encoding DUF6064 family protein, translated as MNPTDAFWNILRQFRDDTLTIQLLLILGYCITVYRIARKPGNATDAFVKVFLAVAFLWNGIACFLIYCWENMVAKFLAGPLYIVIGFLFLVDLFATRKTSFTFAVSPTRRAAIYIFILLAFLFPVLGIFTGHGMIALPGFPCPLAAFTLALMAAAVPRVDGTIYALVLVWAFVNIPKVFGLVNCYEEVTLVLTGFYALAVYKTTRQDGAAAAGLH; from the coding sequence ATGAATCCGACGGACGCCTTTTGGAATATCTTGCGCCAATTCCGGGACGACACCCTGACCATACAGCTACTTCTCATCCTCGGCTACTGCATCACGGTCTACCGCATTGCTAGGAAGCCGGGAAATGCCACAGACGCATTCGTCAAAGTCTTTTTGGCCGTGGCCTTTTTATGGAACGGCATTGCCTGTTTTTTGATCTATTGCTGGGAAAATATGGTTGCCAAATTCCTAGCTGGTCCGCTGTATATCGTCATCGGCTTCCTGTTTTTAGTGGACCTGTTTGCCACGAGGAAAACGAGCTTCACCTTTGCCGTGTCGCCGACACGCCGCGCGGCCATATACATTTTTATCCTGCTCGCCTTCCTTTTCCCTGTGCTGGGAATTTTCACCGGCCACGGTATGATCGCTCTGCCCGGATTTCCCTGCCCCCTGGCCGCCTTCACCCTGGCGCTTATGGCAGCGGCCGTGCCGCGCGTGGATGGAACGATCTATGCCCTCGTCCTGGTCTGGGCCTTCGTGAACATCCCCAAGGTGTTCGGGTTGGTGAACTGTTATGAGGAAGTCACACTGGTCTTGACGGGTTTTTATGCCCTGGCCGTCTATAAAACCACCCGACAGGACGGCGCTGCTGCGGCCGGTCTGCACTAG
- a CDS encoding FAD-dependent oxidoreductase, with translation MRNRSKNRDKAVPGTVVVIGGGWGGCAAAVAARQANAAEVVLLERTDLLLGCGLAGGIMRNNGRQTAAEELIALGGGTLIQAADSVSTHRGVDFPGHRHASLYSTSRIESVVRTRLREQGVTLRMRSRVTDIEAAQGTVQAVVLHDGTRIAGDVFIEATGSAGPMGNCVRFGHGCAMCVLRCPSYGPRVSLTERLGLADYVGMRADGGVGSFSGSCELRKDSLAMFLRRELERCGVLVVPLPPELSHGELLAQKSCRQYALPQYAGNLVLLDTGAMAKLMTPFFPIDELRRLPGFEGAVFGQGCGHANSVRFLSRAPRDAALQVQSFENLFCAGEKAGFFVGHTEAMVTGTLAGHNAVRRLRGVESVVLPHTLACGDILAAEQEGLNAQDCLAKRYTFSGGEYFERMQAKSLYVADPEPVVARVRREGLEGLFAPKTVTPVTRRRT, from the coding sequence ATGCGTAACCGTTCGAAAAACAGGGACAAGGCCGTGCCCGGCACGGTCGTGGTCATCGGTGGCGGCTGGGGGGGATGCGCGGCGGCCGTGGCGGCACGCCAAGCCAATGCGGCCGAAGTCGTGCTCCTGGAACGCACGGATTTGCTGTTGGGCTGCGGCCTTGCCGGCGGCATTATGCGCAACAACGGCCGCCAGACGGCGGCCGAGGAACTCATCGCCCTGGGCGGCGGCACCCTGATCCAGGCGGCTGACAGCGTCAGCACCCATCGGGGCGTCGATTTTCCCGGGCATCGACACGCCAGCCTCTATTCGACCAGCAGGATCGAATCCGTGGTGCGGACACGTCTGCGGGAACAGGGAGTGACCCTGCGCATGCGCTCGCGGGTCACGGATATCGAAGCCGCACAGGGGACTGTCCAGGCCGTCGTCCTGCATGACGGCACGCGCATCGCGGGAGATGTCTTCATCGAGGCGACGGGGTCGGCCGGCCCCATGGGCAATTGCGTCCGCTTTGGCCACGGCTGCGCCATGTGCGTTCTGCGGTGCCCGTCGTACGGCCCCCGGGTGAGCCTGACCGAGCGCCTGGGGTTGGCCGATTATGTGGGGATGCGGGCCGACGGGGGCGTCGGCTCCTTTTCCGGCTCCTGCGAGTTGCGCAAAGATTCCCTGGCCATGTTCCTGCGCCGGGAGCTTGAACGCTGCGGCGTCCTGGTCGTTCCCTTGCCGCCGGAACTGTCCCACGGCGAACTCCTGGCCCAGAAGTCGTGCCGCCAATATGCCTTGCCCCAATATGCCGGCAACCTCGTGCTGCTCGACACCGGCGCCATGGCCAAGCTCATGACGCCGTTTTTCCCCATCGACGAATTGCGCCGTTTGCCGGGATTTGAAGGGGCGGTCTTCGGGCAGGGATGCGGCCACGCCAATTCCGTGCGGTTTCTGTCCCGCGCCCCGCGCGATGCCGCGCTTCAGGTCCAGTCCTTCGAGAATCTGTTTTGCGCCGGTGAAAAGGCCGGTTTCTTCGTGGGCCATACGGAAGCCATGGTCACCGGAACCCTGGCCGGCCACAACGCCGTTCGAAGGCTTCGAGGAGTCGAGTCTGTCGTGCTGCCCCATACATTGGCCTGCGGGGACATTCTCGCCGCCGAGCAGGAGGGGCTCAACGCCCAGGACTGCTTGGCCAAACGCTATACATTCTCGGGAGGTGAATACTTTGAACGCATGCAAGCCAAGTCACTGTATGTGGCGGACCCGGAGCCTGTTGTCGCCCGGGTCCGCCGCGAGGGTCTGGAAGGGCTTTTCGCCCCCAAGACCGTAACACCCGTGACAAGGAGAAGGACATGA
- a CDS encoding class I SAM-dependent methyltransferase → MPQTSLKKRVEVFESWTATYNDSIVALMQRKFGMDYRDAIRGVVTLAHPAPGENILDVATGTGTVAIALAEAAEGDCHITGIDITAAMIEAARKNVAERGMEPVFTFQEASAEDLPFAADTFDLVTSSLALHHTNVLKVLREVRRVLRPGGRAVIADVTANRSWRGMLGPMARVFDQMYMFGTESNDLFCEFHTSGEWRRLMREAGFKETLMDFHEPKHFFSRGIAVTRGIKPIN, encoded by the coding sequence ATGCCGCAGACAAGCCTGAAAAAACGCGTCGAGGTTTTCGAGTCGTGGACCGCGACCTACAACGACAGCATCGTCGCGCTCATGCAGCGCAAATTCGGCATGGACTACCGAGACGCCATTCGTGGCGTGGTGACCTTGGCCCATCCGGCCCCGGGGGAGAACATCCTCGACGTGGCCACAGGCACCGGCACCGTGGCCATCGCCCTGGCGGAAGCCGCCGAGGGTGATTGCCATATCACCGGAATCGACATCACCGCAGCCATGATCGAGGCCGCGCGCAAGAACGTGGCCGAACGCGGCATGGAGCCGGTCTTCACCTTCCAGGAGGCTTCGGCTGAGGATCTGCCGTTTGCCGCCGACACCTTCGATCTCGTGACCAGTTCCCTGGCTTTGCACCACACCAACGTGCTCAAAGTGCTGCGGGAAGTGCGCCGCGTACTGCGGCCCGGCGGTCGGGCCGTCATCGCCGACGTGACCGCGAACCGATCCTGGCGGGGCATGCTTGGCCCGATGGCTCGGGTTTTCGACCAGATGTACATGTTCGGAACCGAATCCAACGATCTTTTCTGCGAGTTCCACACCAGCGGCGAATGGCGCAGGCTCATGCGTGAGGCCGGTTTCAAGGAAACGCTCATGGACTTTCACGAGCCCAAGCATTTTTTCAGCCGGGGCATCGCCGTGACTCGCGGCATCAAGCCGATCAATTGA
- a CDS encoding MotA/TolQ/ExbB proton channel family protein codes for MDSSMLQAFFGATGVAKAVLALLVLMSVASWAVMYGKWRSLVAARRGVSRLTDQVLEASSLAEAAEAIDVLAGPSLKRMASLGFKEFTRLSLSGDAEKLVADNVRRILRHGIAEEIRGLSRALPFLAIAANSAPFIGLFGTVWGIMHSFHAIGQMKSASLATVAPGISEALIATAVGLAVAIPASVAYNMFLGMIESLESQYISFAGLLLNRLRHDACTYPQGMELPPLRKQVCS; via the coding sequence ATGGACAGTAGTATGTTGCAGGCATTTTTCGGGGCCACAGGGGTGGCCAAGGCCGTGCTGGCCCTGTTGGTGTTGATGTCGGTCGCCAGTTGGGCCGTAATGTACGGAAAATGGCGAAGTCTGGTTGCGGCCAGGCGCGGTGTTTCGCGCCTCACTGACCAGGTGCTAGAGGCTTCTTCGCTTGCCGAGGCCGCGGAAGCAATAGACGTTTTGGCCGGCCCCTCGCTCAAAAGGATGGCCTCGTTGGGATTTAAGGAGTTTACACGGCTTTCCCTGTCCGGAGACGCCGAAAAACTCGTCGCCGACAACGTCCGCCGGATCCTGCGCCACGGCATTGCCGAGGAGATACGCGGCCTCTCACGGGCCTTGCCGTTTCTGGCCATTGCGGCCAACTCCGCGCCCTTTATCGGCCTGTTCGGCACAGTATGGGGCATCATGCATTCCTTTCATGCCATCGGACAGATGAAATCCGCCTCCCTGGCCACTGTGGCCCCCGGAATTTCCGAGGCGCTCATCGCCACGGCCGTGGGCCTGGCCGTGGCCATCCCGGCCAGCGTCGCCTACAACATGTTTTTGGGAATGATCGAATCCCTTGAAAGCCAGTACATCAGTTTCGCGGGGCTTCTGCTCAACCGGCTTCGCCATGACGCCTGCACCTACCCGCAGGGCATGGAGCTCCCACCTCTGCGAAAGCAGGTGTGTTCATGA
- a CDS encoding ExbD/TolR family protein — protein MNAGGRGKRYSSDINVTPFVDVMLVLLIIFMVTAPMMTEGLDVDLPRTKAVEALPVDDDHIIVGVDPKGTVFLDEQSVSLEDLTDRLRGQAFSGRKEVFLRADRTVPYGTIVDVMGRIREAGIDRFGVVAERPDEGGR, from the coding sequence ATGAACGCCGGGGGCAGAGGGAAACGCTACTCCTCCGACATCAATGTCACGCCTTTTGTCGATGTCATGCTGGTCTTGCTCATCATCTTCATGGTCACCGCACCCATGATGACCGAGGGCCTGGATGTCGACCTGCCTCGAACAAAAGCCGTGGAGGCTTTGCCTGTCGACGACGACCACATCATCGTCGGAGTCGACCCGAAGGGGACGGTCTTTCTCGACGAGCAAAGCGTATCTCTGGAGGATTTGACGGACAGGTTACGCGGACAGGCGTTCTCGGGGCGCAAGGAGGTGTTTTTGCGGGCCGACAGGACCGTGCCGTACGGGACGATCGTCGATGTCATGGGGCGCATCCGTGAGGCCGGCATTGATCGTTTTGGCGTGGTGGCCGAACGGCCGGACGAGGGAGGCCGGTAG
- a CDS encoding energy transducer TonB: MGVYDAEVVDIPPKIVSRELPQYPPNARRLHLEGTVLVSMVIDIQGKPRHCTIRKAVPEGVFEESALAAANSYRFVPGKVGGQDVATLVVVPFHFTMTN, translated from the coding sequence ATGGGGGTCTACGACGCCGAGGTCGTGGACATACCGCCTAAAATCGTCAGCAGGGAACTTCCGCAATACCCACCAAACGCCAGACGCCTGCACCTGGAAGGGACGGTGCTCGTAAGCATGGTCATCGATATCCAGGGAAAGCCGCGCCACTGCACTATCCGTAAGGCAGTGCCGGAAGGTGTTTTCGAGGAATCGGCCCTGGCTGCCGCAAACAGCTATCGGTTCGTTCCGGGGAAAGTCGGCGGGCAAGATGTCGCTACTCTTGTTGTCGTACCTTTTCATTTTACAATGACGAATTAG
- the larB gene encoding nickel pincer cofactor biosynthesis protein LarB, with protein MDANETLRALLNDIRDGGLSVDDGLSRLRDLPFLDMGHTKLDLHRSLRNGFPEVIYAEGKTPQQVGEIFLRLREHANVLATRVSPETAAHVIGLCPQARYNALGRTLTLTRGEITYKDGEIAIVTAGTSDLPVAEEARETCHMLGSRAFVVSDVGVAGIHRLLDKLSDIRRARVVIVAAGMEGALASVIGGLLSQPIIAVPTSVGYGAAFSGVAALLGMLTSCASGVTVVNIDNGFGAACAACKINNLIQAKP; from the coding sequence ATGGACGCTAACGAGACCCTGCGGGCGCTTTTAAACGACATCCGCGACGGCGGCCTGAGCGTGGACGACGGGCTTTCCCGCCTACGCGACCTGCCCTTTCTGGACATGGGCCACACCAAGCTCGACCTGCACCGGTCGCTTAGAAACGGCTTTCCCGAGGTTATCTACGCCGAGGGCAAGACGCCGCAGCAGGTGGGCGAGATTTTCCTGCGCCTGCGCGAACATGCCAACGTGTTGGCCACGCGGGTGTCGCCCGAGACGGCGGCCCATGTCATCGGGCTGTGCCCCCAAGCGCGCTACAACGCCCTGGGGCGCACCCTGACGCTGACGCGCGGCGAAATCACCTACAAGGATGGGGAGATCGCCATCGTGACCGCCGGCACGTCCGATCTGCCCGTGGCCGAGGAGGCGCGCGAAACCTGCCATATGCTTGGCAGCCGGGCCTTTGTGGTGTCGGACGTTGGCGTGGCCGGCATCCACCGGCTTTTGGACAAGCTGTCCGACATCCGCCGCGCCCGGGTGGTCATCGTGGCGGCGGGCATGGAGGGGGCCTTGGCCAGCGTCATTGGCGGGCTTTTGTCCCAGCCCATCATCGCGGTGCCGACGTCGGTGGGTTACGGCGCGGCCTTTTCCGGGGTTGCGGCGCTTCTGGGGATGCTCACCTCCTGCGCCAGCGGCGTGACGGTGGTCAACATCGACAACGGCTTCGGCGCGGCCTGCGCGGCCTGCAAGATCAACAATCTCATCCAGGCGAAACCCTAG